One region of Flavobacterium lipolyticum genomic DNA includes:
- a CDS encoding MBL fold metallo-hydrolase: MATPKIYLKNNVQVEPLISNWYAWHHIIPPILTGFNVVNRYIPIMESYINDPSIHETAVKDPAFRGGPFIDLDKKHVDEVAALLENTKKMAAPLFEFTDAVKELDKLLKKKATGHLMQPLYKEVPSAIRGYVELYYDRHHRPDFRFYEPLIYASPYYVEDFQTVKLSLINKDADRPFIFSTPRLSNLEAALELKLPFKSKQIDELFKMKREPQTFEYIKELLNIDQNDEALFRDLFTTEEPKKYEKYTGDSMRIRYFGHACILIETKEHSIVLDPVLSYTYESDVSRFTYDDLPDVIDYVLITHGHHDHILMETMLQIRHKVKNIVVGKSIGGAIQDPSLNLLLRNLGFENIIELEELQTISAIDGIKITGIPFIGEHHDIHINSKLSYHVELDGYSLLAVADSCNQSPELYEHIHEIIGDVDVLFMGMECDGAPASWVYGPIFTTKQEREKDFSRRGRGSNYDEGIKMVNCFNVKEVYVYAMGEEPWVRHILDVEYTDESNPIVQSNMLIEDCRNRGIVAERLFAEKELFKQAVLLY, translated from the coding sequence ATGGCTACTCCAAAAATATATCTGAAAAATAACGTACAAGTAGAACCGTTAATTTCAAACTGGTATGCATGGCACCACATTATCCCGCCAATTCTAACGGGATTTAATGTGGTAAACCGATACATTCCGATTATGGAATCGTATATCAACGACCCAAGCATACATGAGACTGCCGTAAAAGATCCTGCGTTTAGAGGAGGTCCTTTTATCGATTTAGATAAAAAACACGTTGATGAAGTAGCAGCTTTGTTGGAAAACACAAAGAAAATGGCGGCCCCGCTTTTTGAGTTTACAGATGCCGTAAAAGAACTGGACAAATTGCTTAAGAAAAAAGCAACCGGACATTTGATGCAACCGCTGTATAAAGAAGTTCCATCGGCAATCAGAGGGTATGTCGAATTGTATTATGACAGACATCACAGACCGGATTTCAGATTTTACGAGCCTCTTATTTATGCCAGTCCGTATTATGTAGAAGACTTTCAGACGGTGAAGCTGTCTTTAATAAATAAGGATGCCGACCGGCCCTTTATCTTCTCCACGCCAAGATTGTCTAATCTGGAAGCAGCATTGGAATTAAAATTACCTTTTAAATCGAAACAAATCGACGAGTTGTTCAAGATGAAACGCGAGCCTCAAACTTTCGAATACATCAAAGAACTTTTGAATATTGATCAAAACGATGAGGCACTGTTTAGAGATTTATTTACTACAGAAGAGCCTAAAAAGTATGAAAAATATACCGGAGACAGTATGCGCATCCGATACTTCGGACATGCTTGTATCCTGATCGAAACTAAAGAACACTCCATCGTGCTCGATCCGGTTTTAAGTTATACCTACGAATCCGATGTGTCCCGATTTACCTATGATGATTTGCCGGACGTAATAGATTATGTATTGATCACCCACGGGCACCACGACCACATATTGATGGAAACGATGCTGCAAATACGACACAAAGTCAAAAATATAGTGGTTGGTAAAAGCATAGGCGGTGCCATTCAGGACCCGTCATTGAATTTACTGTTAAGAAATCTGGGATTTGAGAATATTATAGAATTAGAAGAATTGCAAACCATTTCGGCTATCGATGGTATCAAAATTACCGGAATTCCATTTATCGGCGAACATCATGACATTCACATCAACAGTAAACTTTCGTACCACGTTGAATTAGACGGTTATTCTTTATTGGCAGTAGCAGATTCCTGCAATCAGTCACCGGAATTGTACGAACACATTCATGAAATTATTGGTGATGTAGACGTGCTGTTCATGGGAATGGAATGCGACGGTGCACCGGCTTCCTGGGTGTATGGGCCCATTTTTACCACCAAACAGGAACGCGAAAAAGACTTCAGCCGAAGAGGAAGAGGCAGTAATTACGACGAAGGAATCAAAATGGTAAACTGCTTTAATGTTAAAGAAGTTTATGTGTATGCCATGGGAGAAGAACCATGGGTGCGACACATTTTGGATGTTGAATATACAGATGAATCCAACCCAATTGTGCAATCGAACATGTTGATCGAAGACTGCAGAAACAGAGGTATCGTAGCAGAAAGACTATTTGCCGAAAAAGAACTGTTTAAACAAGCTGTACTGCTGTACTAA
- a CDS encoding non-ribosomal peptide synthetase gives MASDLYLKLKEQNIHIDVKDDNLDIKAPAGALTPDIIDEIKRNKADLIRFINQYKYDKAVAIPEAAISPDAKYALSSSQLRLWILSQSEKGNVAYNSVGGYIFEGVLDQNTLNESLKEIVSRHESLRTVFEEDGNGGANQIVKGIEAIDFSIEHADLQNVSNADEVLKEQVAKEALIPFHLSKGPLFKTKLYQLAQNKWAFIYTIHHIIVDALSMNIFIAEILELYNSKKQNRANALNALRIQYKDYASWENEQLTGKKYEELKNYWLDQFQGELPVLTMPVDKKRPILQTFNGGTIEKRIDAKLSVDLEKLIRENGATMFMGLTAVINTLLYKFSTQEDIIIGTPVSGREDEDLQNQIGYYGNTLAIRMQFKKENTFLELLEYTKKQVVGAYEHQMFPFATLVKELNLKRDPSRNPLFDVQVIYGENDNSKKSESLEGLQVWEYEFEEKLKTSRFDMVFSFYKDGNHLVQNIQYNTDVFSEKIVHQIADHVSVIMNSIVKNPKEQIYKLEHIGEQQKEALLQLSKGDVLAYDQSKTILDFFKEQVQEKPEAIAVAFKNKKITYKALDEASNRLANYLLANHTLKKNDFIGLMIDNSENVLVCILGILKTGSAYVPIDPEYPKQRIQHIIEDSGLNVLLTQSDYLFDLDFYTGEFFATDIQMDSIAAESTAFETQVNPTDAAYVIYTSGSTGNAKGVVINHENLMFSTIARLETYPDATAFLLLSSISFDSSIAGIFGTITGGAKLVFAPKIRVSDVDTIVDILVEEEVSHLLTVPSYYQLLLNQLGEHPNKLKTVIVAGEECTKQLVDLHQKVTTLKNCKLFNEYGPTECAVWASYYVYEPSAEFIPSIGKPIANSSVYILNDNNELSIDGLIGEIHIAGKGLSGGYWNNPELSKEKFVDNPFETGTKMYKTGDLAKRFSDGNIEFLGRKDNQIKIRGNRLELGEIENALLNFKGIDGAVVTYSEGTLVGHILTDIVINIDNLKKYLKEQLPVFAIPTSYTQSNEFPLLPNGKVDKKALVVLANKHTLKGDSYVPPSNETEAALVHVFQQILQKESIGTEDDFFALGGDSIKAIQIISKLKQLGFVLTVQDVMQFTAIQELALHVKLAKQEIDQNAVEGTIPLTPIQKYFFEVTSQHKNHFNQSILLKSSKSLSEEGLTKIFQKLTVQHDVLRAVFKEEGNEWIQEIKNDGFEFQLQVHSNVTASQLETICDGYQSSFDLEKGPLFKAVLFKREDTDYLLLLSHHLVIDGVSWRIILEDLMTLYGQYEAGAALELPLKTHSLKYWQEKQLEYANSMTMMEEEVYWSSINEATQFSTSELPKDFDYEGNNFYKDFETKVFQLDPSFTEKLLTEAHKAYKTNISDVLIAGLSLAIGKNFDIDKVAIQLEGHGREDINSEIDITRTVGWFTTIYPVLITLKKKQDNIGQLIEVKETLHRIPNKGIGFGILKYLKDCELNVKADVSFNYLGDFDLGQSNKEDQIFQFTDIPKGREIAANTERTGTLDVSGILVNGQLQIMLSFNTNYFRNETIENLKEAYKYELESLISSLSEEKETHLTPVDFTYKGLDLSSLEELNKML, from the coding sequence ATGGCATCAGATTTATATTTAAAATTAAAAGAACAAAACATTCACATTGACGTAAAAGACGATAACCTTGACATTAAGGCTCCTGCAGGTGCATTGACTCCCGATATTATTGACGAGATTAAAAGAAACAAAGCCGATTTAATTCGTTTTATTAATCAATACAAATACGACAAAGCAGTTGCCATTCCGGAAGCTGCCATAAGCCCCGATGCAAAATATGCGCTGTCTTCCTCCCAGTTACGACTTTGGATTTTAAGCCAGTCCGAAAAAGGAAATGTGGCGTATAATTCGGTTGGAGGATATATTTTTGAAGGCGTACTGGATCAAAATACGTTAAATGAATCTCTGAAGGAAATCGTATCGAGACATGAGAGTCTGAGAACTGTTTTTGAAGAAGACGGTAACGGAGGAGCAAATCAGATTGTTAAGGGAATAGAAGCAATCGATTTTTCAATTGAACATGCGGACTTACAAAACGTTTCAAATGCCGATGAAGTTTTAAAAGAACAGGTTGCCAAAGAGGCTTTGATTCCTTTTCACTTATCAAAAGGACCGCTTTTTAAAACGAAGCTTTACCAGTTAGCACAGAACAAATGGGCTTTTATTTATACCATACATCACATTATTGTGGATGCTTTGTCCATGAATATTTTCATTGCCGAAATATTAGAACTTTACAATTCTAAAAAGCAAAACAGAGCTAATGCATTAAATGCGTTAAGAATACAGTATAAAGATTACGCCAGTTGGGAAAATGAACAGCTTACCGGCAAAAAATACGAAGAGTTAAAAAACTATTGGCTCGATCAGTTTCAGGGTGAGTTGCCGGTTCTTACGATGCCGGTGGATAAAAAAAGACCAATTCTGCAAACATTCAATGGCGGAACAATAGAAAAAAGAATCGACGCCAAATTATCAGTAGACCTTGAAAAACTGATAAGAGAAAACGGTGCCACCATGTTTATGGGATTAACCGCCGTAATTAATACGTTGCTGTATAAATTTTCTACCCAGGAAGATATCATTATCGGAACTCCGGTTTCAGGGCGGGAAGACGAAGATCTGCAAAACCAGATAGGGTATTATGGTAACACGCTGGCCATTCGTATGCAGTTTAAAAAAGAAAATACTTTTTTAGAATTGTTAGAATACACCAAGAAACAGGTAGTAGGTGCATACGAGCATCAAATGTTTCCTTTTGCCACACTCGTGAAAGAGCTAAACTTAAAAAGAGACCCAAGCAGAAATCCGCTTTTTGACGTTCAGGTGATCTACGGAGAAAATGACAATTCTAAAAAAAGCGAAAGTTTGGAAGGCTTGCAAGTTTGGGAATATGAATTTGAAGAAAAACTAAAAACCAGCCGTTTTGATATGGTTTTCAGTTTCTACAAAGACGGGAACCATTTAGTGCAGAACATTCAGTACAATACGGATGTTTTTTCAGAAAAAATAGTACATCAGATTGCAGATCATGTTTCGGTTATCATGAATTCTATTGTAAAGAATCCAAAGGAACAAATTTATAAATTAGAACATATCGGAGAACAGCAGAAAGAAGCACTTCTGCAACTTTCTAAAGGTGATGTTCTGGCGTATGACCAAAGCAAAACAATACTCGATTTCTTTAAAGAGCAAGTACAGGAAAAACCCGAAGCTATAGCAGTGGCTTTCAAAAATAAAAAAATCACCTATAAAGCGCTGGACGAAGCATCGAACAGATTGGCCAATTATTTGTTAGCCAATCATACCCTCAAAAAGAACGATTTTATAGGATTAATGATTGATAATTCTGAAAATGTATTGGTTTGCATTCTGGGAATTCTAAAAACAGGAAGTGCTTATGTGCCGATCGATCCGGAATATCCAAAACAAAGAATTCAGCATATTATTGAGGACAGCGGATTAAACGTTCTGCTCACGCAATCTGATTATCTTTTTGACCTTGATTTTTATACAGGAGAGTTTTTTGCCACAGACATTCAAATGGATTCGATTGCGGCCGAAAGTACTGCATTTGAGACACAAGTGAATCCTACTGATGCGGCTTACGTAATTTATACCTCGGGATCTACAGGTAATGCCAAAGGAGTCGTTATCAATCACGAAAATTTAATGTTTTCTACTATCGCAAGACTGGAGACTTATCCTGATGCGACGGCATTTTTATTACTGTCTTCGATCTCATTTGACAGTTCTATTGCCGGAATTTTCGGGACAATTACGGGAGGAGCTAAATTGGTTTTTGCCCCTAAAATCAGAGTTTCAGATGTCGATACTATAGTAGATATTCTGGTAGAAGAAGAGGTTTCTCACTTACTTACCGTTCCCTCTTACTATCAACTATTGCTGAACCAGTTAGGAGAGCATCCAAATAAATTAAAAACAGTAATTGTAGCAGGGGAAGAATGTACCAAACAGCTGGTTGATCTGCATCAGAAGGTGACTACACTAAAAAACTGCAAACTTTTTAATGAATATGGACCTACAGAATGTGCCGTTTGGGCCAGTTATTATGTGTATGAACCGTCTGCGGAATTTATTCCTTCTATCGGGAAACCAATAGCCAACAGCTCGGTTTATATTCTGAATGATAACAACGAATTATCCATTGACGGTCTGATTGGAGAAATTCATATTGCCGGTAAAGGGCTTTCAGGCGGCTACTGGAATAATCCGGAGCTTTCCAAAGAAAAGTTTGTCGATAATCCGTTTGAAACCGGAACCAAAATGTACAAGACAGGAGATTTGGCCAAGAGATTTTCAGATGGTAATATTGAGTTTTTAGGTAGAAAAGACAATCAAATCAAGATAAGAGGAAATCGCCTGGAATTAGGTGAAATCGAAAATGCGCTTTTGAATTTTAAAGGCATTGACGGAGCAGTTGTTACCTACAGTGAAGGTACTTTGGTAGGGCATATACTAACCGATATTGTAATAAATATTGACAATCTTAAAAAGTACCTGAAAGAACAATTACCGGTATTTGCAATACCAACAAGCTATACACAATCTAATGAATTTCCGTTACTGCCGAATGGTAAAGTAGACAAAAAGGCCTTAGTAGTTTTAGCCAATAAACATACCTTAAAGGGGGACTCGTATGTACCGCCTTCTAATGAAACAGAAGCTGCTTTGGTACATGTATTTCAGCAAATTCTGCAAAAAGAAAGCATTGGTACAGAAGATGACTTTTTTGCATTGGGAGGAGATTCGATAAAAGCCATACAGATTATCTCCAAATTGAAACAGCTTGGTTTTGTATTAACAGTACAGGATGTCATGCAATTTACTGCCATACAGGAATTAGCACTTCATGTAAAACTGGCAAAGCAGGAGATCGATCAAAATGCAGTAGAAGGAACCATTCCGCTTACGCCAATTCAGAAATATTTCTTTGAGGTGACTTCACAGCATAAAAATCATTTTAACCAATCGATCTTATTAAAATCATCGAAGTCTTTGTCTGAAGAAGGATTGACAAAGATCTTTCAAAAACTAACTGTACAGCACGATGTTTTAAGAGCGGTATTTAAAGAGGAAGGCAACGAATGGATTCAGGAAATCAAAAATGATGGATTTGAATTCCAACTGCAGGTTCACTCCAATGTTACTGCTTCTCAATTGGAGACCATTTGCGATGGGTATCAATCTTCTTTCGATTTAGAAAAAGGCCCCTTGTTTAAAGCAGTGTTGTTCAAAAGAGAAGATACGGATTATTTGTTGCTGCTTTCTCATCACCTGGTGATTGACGGTGTTTCCTGGAGAATTATTTTAGAAGATTTAATGACTTTATATGGGCAATACGAAGCAGGAGCAGCATTAGAATTGCCTCTAAAAACACATTCCTTAAAATACTGGCAGGAAAAACAACTGGAATATGCCAATTCAATGACCATGATGGAAGAAGAAGTGTATTGGTCTTCTATAAACGAAGCAACACAGTTCAGTACTTCCGAACTCCCAAAAGATTTTGATTATGAGGGCAATAATTTTTATAAAGATTTTGAAACAAAAGTATTTCAACTCGATCCAAGCTTTACTGAAAAATTATTGACAGAAGCACACAAAGCTTATAAAACCAATATAAGCGATGTTTTAATTGCTGGTTTATCGCTTGCAATCGGTAAAAATTTTGATATCGATAAAGTAGCGATTCAGCTCGAAGGTCACGGAAGAGAAGATATTAACTCAGAGATAGACATCACCAGAACGGTGGGTTGGTTTACCACGATATATCCCGTACTCATCACTCTTAAAAAGAAACAGGATAACATTGGTCAATTAATAGAAGTAAAAGAAACGCTGCATCGAATTCCAAACAAAGGCATTGGATTCGGGATTTTGAAATACTTAAAAGACTGCGAATTAAATGTAAAAGCAGATGTTTCCTTTAACTACCTGGGTGATTTTGATTTAGGACAATCAAACAAAGAAGATCAAATCTTTCAGTTCACCGATATTCCAAAAGGCAGAGAAATAGCAGCCAATACCGAAAGAACGGGAACACTGGATGTATCGGGAATTTTAGTTAATGGCCAGTTGCAGATTATGCTTTCATTTAATACCAACTATTTCAGAAATGAAACCATAGAAAACTTAAAAGAAGCATATAAATACGAATTGGAATCTTTGATTTCCAGTCTTTCCGAAGAAAAAGAAACCCATTTAACCCCTGTTGATTTTACCTATAAAGGTTTGGACCTGAGCAGTCTGGAAGAATTAAACAAAATGCTGTAA